Proteins encoded by one window of Antechinus flavipes isolate AdamAnt ecotype Samford, QLD, Australia chromosome 4, AdamAnt_v2, whole genome shotgun sequence:
- the GPR31 gene encoding 12-(S)-hydroxy-5,8,10,14-eicosatetraenoic acid receptor yields MTFMNCSLQNNLVEISIATLMILEFALGLLGNGMALWSFTSHLKVWKPYAVYLFNLVIADLLLSVCLPFQIIFYLMHKKWELGRAGCHILTFLLSLSRTGGIAFLTAVALDRYLKVAHPRFKINNFSIQTAKFISALVWLLVVVLIHPSLVTSGTGKNATECHSFYPMEEITFGGTWQEVVFFLQFLLPFSLILFCNIRIIRILQQRLQQDKQPKLHRSMVLVTTVVVLFGICFLPSFLARILMTIFKRSENCWTLQVIIHICDVTNSLTYVNSVLNPMVYCFSSPVFRYSYRKVFNTIRGKTKKLQSQGFDLKDSCRSE; encoded by the coding sequence atgacatttaTGAACTGCTCCCTTCAAAACAACTTGGTTGAGATCTCTATAGCCACTCTGATGATTCTGGAATTTGCATTAGGATTGCTGGGCAATGGAATGGCTCTGTGGTCTTTTACTTCTCACTTAAAGGTATGGAAACCCTATGCAGTCTACTTATTCAACCTGGTCATTGCAGATCTCTTATTGTCTGTGTGCCTACCATTCCAAATCATCTTCTATCTCATGCACAAGAAATGGGAATTGGGAAGGGCAGGTTGCCATATCCTGACCTTCCTGTTGTCCTTAAGCAGGACTGGTGGTATTGCCTTTCTTACTGCAGTAGCTTTGGATCGATATCTCAAGGTGGCTCACCCTCGTTTCAAGATCAACAACTTCTCAATTCAGACAGCCAAGTTCATCTCTGCTTTAGTCTGGCTTCTAGTTGTGGTACTGATTCACCCAAGCCTGGTGACTTCCGGAACTGGGAAAAATGCTACTGAGTGCCATAGTTTCTACCCCATGGAAGAAATCACATTTGGTGGCACTTGGCAGGAGGTGGTGttctttcttcagtttcttcttcccttcagTCTCATCCTGTTCTGCAACATTCGCATCATTAGGATACTCCAGCAGCGGCTCCAGCAAGACAAACAGCCCAAGCTTCACAGGTCTATGGTGTTAGTCACCACAGTAGTGGTGCTCTTTGGAATTTGCTTTCTGCCTAGCTTTCTGGCTAGGATACTCATGACCATCTTCAAAAGGTCAGAGAACTGCTGGACTCTTCAGGTGATAATTCATATATGTGATGTCACTAACAGCCTCACCTATGTCAACAGTGTCCTCAACCCAATGGTATACTGTTTTTCAAGTCCAGTGTTCAGATATTCATATAGGAAAGTCTTTAATAcaataagaggaaaaacaaagaaactgcAGTCTCAGGGTTTTGATCTCAAAGATTCATGTCGTAGTGAATAG